From Halorubrum salinarum, the proteins below share one genomic window:
- a CDS encoding carbohydrate ABC transporter permease, with amino-acid sequence MASSQPGTGVSGLARLRSALPFSSRDWGLLLVAPGVLLFSSFMLYPIFYLFYISLTDATFAGSVIGGGAELIGLANYVQLIGDSQFWTSMTTTWLFVAVSLVIKVILAVGIALLLNHVRVAGKRYMRAAVIVPLGFPGIFTITVWRGMFSDARFGVFNTILGRYNDVMSSLSAPQALLFDVPIGFLSGRWEAFFAYVTTEVWLAYPFMVIIIVSALQDVPKSLHEAAMVDGAGALQRFRTVTLPAIKGPVLFASILTAATSFQQFLIPWVFNQGGPSRQNELIIVYGYREAITFNQFGLSAAILIVGIGFVGLFMYVAVRYGGLAEGVGDE; translated from the coding sequence ATGGCCTCTTCGCAACCCGGAACCGGCGTGAGCGGACTGGCGCGCCTGCGGTCGGCGCTGCCGTTCTCCAGTCGCGACTGGGGGCTGCTCCTCGTCGCGCCCGGCGTGCTGCTCTTCTCGAGTTTCATGCTGTACCCCATCTTCTACCTCTTCTACATCTCGCTCACCGACGCGACGTTCGCCGGGTCGGTGATCGGCGGCGGCGCCGAGCTGATCGGGCTGGCGAACTACGTCCAGCTGATCGGCGACTCGCAGTTCTGGACGTCGATGACGACGACGTGGCTGTTCGTCGCCGTCTCGCTCGTGATCAAGGTGATCCTCGCCGTGGGGATCGCTCTCCTCTTGAACCACGTGCGGGTCGCGGGCAAGCGCTACATGCGCGCCGCGGTGATCGTCCCGCTGGGGTTCCCCGGCATCTTCACGATCACCGTCTGGCGCGGGATGTTCAGCGACGCGCGCTTCGGCGTGTTCAACACCATCCTGGGCCGGTACAACGACGTGATGTCGTCGCTGTCGGCCCCGCAGGCCCTGCTCTTCGACGTGCCCATCGGGTTCCTCAGCGGCCGCTGGGAGGCGTTCTTCGCGTACGTCACCACCGAGGTGTGGCTGGCGTACCCGTTCATGGTGATCATCATCGTGAGCGCGCTCCAGGACGTGCCGAAGTCGCTCCACGAGGCCGCGATGGTCGACGGCGCGGGGGCGCTCCAGCGGTTCCGGACCGTGACGCTGCCCGCGATCAAGGGCCCGGTGCTGTTCGCGTCGATCCTCACGGCCGCGACCTCGTTCCAGCAGTTCCTGATCCCGTGGGTGTTCAACCAGGGCGGGCCGTCGAGACAGAACGAGCTGATCATCGTGTACGGCTACCGCGAGGCGATCACGTTCAACCAGTTCGGCCTGTCGGCCGCGATCCTGATCGTCGGGATCGGATTCGTCGGGCTGTTCATGTACGTCGCCGTGCGCTACGGCGGCCTCGCAGAGGGGGTGGGTGACGAATGA
- a CDS encoding sugar ABC transporter permease: MNPLESAAALVAGAVGLVRSKLIGLATAPKRFAVVIQRAIYDVRTGKRSAWDVAKSVLMTLFGLAMVLVLLFPLFWITTASLAEGSRLFNTSGIFPDPSTYNLGAYRWVIFESDFFFVDGDWGYPQLVLGGGDGLVSFRWAGTETGPGAVFNSLYIVSVTLAAGFGMIVPAAYAFSRRKFVGRKRILYGYVLFTQIGAGLSIATLVALYSLFSTYGLTNNLFVLGLFYAASAIPFNTWLLKTYMDNIPVSYEEAAMVDGASFLDTIREVILPLTKPGLAVVLIFVWLAGWNEFIIAQTLLRPENYPLSVELYNIATEGRFSTPWTRFAAFANLFALPVAIVYFAAQRSVEDGLSFGGMEG; encoded by the coding sequence ATGAACCCCCTCGAGTCCGCGGCCGCGCTGGTCGCCGGCGCGGTCGGGCTGGTCCGCTCGAAGCTGATCGGCCTCGCGACCGCGCCGAAGCGGTTCGCCGTGGTGATCCAGCGGGCGATATACGACGTCCGCACGGGGAAACGCAGCGCGTGGGACGTGGCCAAGAGCGTGCTGATGACGCTGTTCGGCCTCGCGATGGTGCTCGTGCTGCTGTTCCCGCTGTTCTGGATCACGACCGCGTCGCTCGCGGAGGGGTCGCGGCTGTTCAACACGAGCGGCATCTTCCCGGACCCGTCGACGTACAACCTCGGCGCGTACCGGTGGGTGATCTTCGAGTCCGACTTCTTCTTCGTCGACGGCGACTGGGGGTACCCCCAGCTGGTCCTCGGCGGCGGGGACGGGCTCGTGAGCTTCCGGTGGGCCGGCACGGAGACCGGTCCCGGGGCCGTGTTCAACAGCCTCTACATCGTCAGCGTGACGCTCGCGGCCGGCTTCGGGATGATCGTCCCGGCGGCGTACGCGTTCTCGCGTCGCAAGTTCGTCGGCCGCAAGCGCATCCTCTACGGCTACGTCCTCTTCACCCAGATCGGCGCCGGCCTGTCGATCGCGACGCTCGTGGCGCTGTACTCGCTGTTCAGCACCTACGGGCTCACGAACAACCTGTTCGTCCTCGGGCTCTTCTACGCCGCGTCGGCGATCCCGTTCAACACGTGGCTGCTGAAGACGTACATGGACAACATCCCCGTCTCCTACGAGGAGGCGGCGATGGTCGACGGCGCGAGCTTCCTCGACACGATCCGGGAGGTGATCCTCCCGCTGACGAAGCCGGGGCTCGCCGTCGTCCTGATCTTCGTCTGGCTGGCCGGCTGGAACGAGTTCATCATCGCGCAGACGCTGCTGCGCCCCGAGAACTACCCGCTCTCGGTGGAGCTGTACAACATCGCGACCGAGGGCCGGTTCTCGACGCCGTGGACGCGGTTCGCGGCGTTCGCGAACCTGTTCGCGCTCCCCGTCGCGATCGTCTACTTCGCGGCCCAGCGCTCCGTCGAGGACGGGCTCTCGTTCGGCGGGATGGAAGGGTAG